A segment of the Flavobacterium azooxidireducens genome:
ATTTCGATGGCATTGTGTACATCGCCGGAATATTTTAGTAAATATAAAACCGGAGCAAATGTTTCGTGTTGCACGATTTCAAATGAATTGTTTGCTTCGGCAATGGCTGGTTTTACATAGCAACCACTTTCATAACCTTCTCCGGATAAAACACCGCCCGGAACGATTAGTTTCCCGCCTTCGGAAACTACTTTTTCTAAGGCTTTTTTGTATGATTCTACGGCATCCACATCAATTAGAGGTCCAACGTGGTTGTTTTGATCTAATGGATTTCCGATGCGTAATTGATTGTAGGCTGAAACAATGGCATCTTTTACTTTATCATAAATACTTTCGTGAATGATTAATCGTCGCGTTGAAGTACAACGTTGTCCGGCTGTTCCCACGGCTCCAAAAACGGCACCGATAACCGTCATTTTGATGTCGGCATCCGGAGTGACGATGATAGCGTTGTTTCCACCTAATTCTAACAATGAATTTCCTAAACGAGCGGCACAAGCTTGAGCAACAATTTTACCCATTCGGGTTGAACCGGTTGCCGAAACTAAAGGAACACGTTTATCGTGCGTCATTAATTCGCCAACTTTGTAATCGCCGTTGATTAAACACGAGATTCCTTCCGGAAGATTATTTTCTTTCAACACTTCTGCGATGATGTTTTGACAAGCAACGCCACAAAGTGGAGTTTTTTCGGATGGTTTCCAAACGCAAACGTCGCCACAAATCCAAGCCAAAGCGGTATTCCAAGACCAAACGGCAACCGGAAAGTTAAAAGCCGAAATAATTCCGACTACGCCAAGCGGATGATATTGTTCGTACATTCTGTGTCCGGGACGTTCTGAATGCATCGTTAAACCGTGTAATTGACGTGATAAACCTACTGCAAAATCGCAAATGTCAATCATTTCCTGCACTTCGCCGTAACCTTCTTGGAGTGATTTTCCCATTTCGTAGGAAACTAATTTTCCGAGTGGTTCTTTGTACTTTCTCAATTTTTCGCCAAACTGACGAACGATTTCGCCACGATGAGGAGCTGGCATTAAACGGAAAGTTTTGAATGCTTCGGTGGCAGTTTGCATTACTTTTTCGTAATCGGCTGCGGTGGACGCTTTTACTTTTGCGATTAATTGACCATCTACGGGAGAATAACTTTCGATGATTTCACCATTGGAAAAATGGTTGTTTCCGGTGGAAGTTCCTTCGTTGATGGGTTTTATGCCTAATATTTTCAGGGCTTCGGTCATACCGAATTGTTGTGCGATTGTTGACATTATAACTTTTTTAAAGGTTTTTGTTATATTTTTTTGCGAAGATACCGATTTTTTTTGTTTTGGAAAACTGATTTTGTTGTGGAGCAGTGAATTGCAGCCCCGATGGTAGTGGAAAGCTTTTTTGAGAAAAATTTTTAGTTTTGCTGCCAAACAAAAGCGACCAGCGGAAGCTCTTTGGGTGGCTTGCAAAACTTAATTTTTTTTGAAAAACTTGTAACGGACAGCGGGAATTGTCTGCCGAAAAAACTACTGAATTTTTTTTATAAAAATCAGCGAATCAGTGGCGAAAAAAATTGCCGCTGATTCGCTGATTTAATTATTTTGCGATAAATCGCGGATCGGTTTCCATGACGGTGCCGCAGTTTTGGCAGGTTCGGAGTTCTTGGGAATTATAGAA
Coding sequences within it:
- the amaB gene encoding L-piperidine-6-carboxylate dehydrogenase, with protein sequence MSTIAQQFGMTEALKILGIKPINEGTSTGNNHFSNGEIIESYSPVDGQLIAKVKASTAADYEKVMQTATEAFKTFRLMPAPHRGEIVRQFGEKLRKYKEPLGKLVSYEMGKSLQEGYGEVQEMIDICDFAVGLSRQLHGLTMHSERPGHRMYEQYHPLGVVGIISAFNFPVAVWSWNTALAWICGDVCVWKPSEKTPLCGVACQNIIAEVLKENNLPEGISCLINGDYKVGELMTHDKRVPLVSATGSTRMGKIVAQACAARLGNSLLELGGNNAIIVTPDADIKMTVIGAVFGAVGTAGQRCTSTRRLIIHESIYDKVKDAIVSAYNQLRIGNPLDQNNHVGPLIDVDAVESYKKALEKVVSEGGKLIVPGGVLSGEGYESGCYVKPAIAEANNSFEIVQHETFAPVLYLLKYSGDVHNAIEIQNGVAQGLSSAIMTNNLREAEAFLSVAGSDCGIANVNIGTSGAEIGGAFGGEKDTGGGRESGSDAWKIYMRRQTNTINYTTSLPLAQGIKFDL